Proteins encoded within one genomic window of Gemmatimonadota bacterium:
- a CDS encoding M20/M25/M40 family metallo-hydrolase: protein MQVRRWGLGVMMAAALAGSAPASAQTLATDDPVLRQIWEQAMNRSRIEPMAQALLDSIGPRLTASPGMERAQDWAVQQLARWGYDAQREEYGTWEGWDRGPSTVALIQPRVRSLEGRILAWSPGTGGRPVEGPVAVLPTIRSAADWQRFLGEVRGRWVMMSFPQPTCRTDDQWREFAMEGSFERMDGARDAAERAWNESLRNTGSADARGRELHQQLEAAGALGVVTSQWPGSYGTTRVFNAYTRQIPTFELGCEDYGLVARLAANGQGPVLRLTAEARNLGEVPVYNVIASKRGTELPDEYVMLSAHYDSWEGGSGATDNGTGSVLMMEAARILSEVYPNPKRSIVIGLWSGEEQGLNGSHAYVEDHPEVLEGLQALFNQDNGTGRIVSVSASGFVDAAGSLGRWLSRVPAEVTRHIDESFPGMPSGGGTDHASFVCAGAPGFGLGALSWDYGSHTWHTHRDTFDKLVFDDLKNNAVLVASLVYLASEDPERVDRTRRVMPVNGNTGQRMPWPECAAAVRDSRNSPRM from the coding sequence ATGCAGGTGCGGCGGTGGGGGCTCGGAGTGATGATGGCGGCCGCGCTGGCGGGATCCGCCCCGGCTTCGGCCCAGACGCTGGCGACGGACGATCCGGTGTTGCGCCAGATCTGGGAGCAGGCGATGAACCGCTCGCGCATCGAACCGATGGCGCAGGCGCTGCTGGACTCGATCGGGCCTCGCCTCACCGCGTCTCCCGGCATGGAGCGCGCGCAGGACTGGGCCGTGCAACAGCTGGCCCGTTGGGGCTACGACGCGCAGCGGGAGGAGTACGGCACCTGGGAAGGCTGGGACCGGGGGCCCAGCACGGTCGCCCTCATCCAACCGCGCGTACGCTCCCTGGAAGGGCGCATCCTGGCCTGGAGCCCGGGCACCGGCGGGCGGCCCGTGGAGGGCCCGGTCGCGGTCCTGCCGACCATCCGCTCCGCGGCGGATTGGCAGCGCTTCCTGGGCGAGGTGCGCGGCCGGTGGGTGATGATGTCCTTCCCGCAGCCGACGTGTCGGACGGACGACCAGTGGCGCGAGTTCGCCATGGAGGGCTCGTTCGAGCGCATGGATGGCGCGCGGGACGCAGCCGAACGCGCCTGGAACGAGAGCCTGCGCAACACCGGCAGCGCAGACGCCCGTGGCCGGGAGCTGCACCAGCAGCTGGAGGCAGCCGGCGCGCTCGGCGTGGTCACGTCGCAGTGGCCGGGCTCCTACGGCACCACGCGCGTGTTCAATGCCTATACCCGTCAGATCCCCACGTTCGAGCTGGGCTGCGAGGACTACGGGCTCGTGGCCCGGCTGGCCGCCAACGGGCAGGGTCCGGTGCTGCGGCTCACCGCCGAAGCCCGCAACCTCGGCGAAGTCCCCGTCTACAACGTGATCGCCTCGAAGCGCGGAACCGAGCTGCCCGACGAGTACGTCATGCTGTCGGCGCACTACGATTCGTGGGAGGGCGGTTCGGGCGCCACCGACAACGGCACCGGCTCGGTGCTGATGATGGAGGCGGCCCGCATCCTGTCGGAGGTCTATCCGAACCCCAAGCGCTCGATCGTGATCGGGCTGTGGAGCGGCGAGGAGCAGGGGCTGAACGGCTCGCACGCCTACGTCGAGGACCACCCCGAGGTCCTCGAGGGTCTGCAGGCGTTGTTCAACCAGGACAACGGCACGGGCCGCATCGTGAGCGTGAGCGCGTCCGGGTTCGTGGACGCCGCGGGGAGCCTGGGCCGGTGGCTCTCGCGCGTGCCCGCCGAGGTCACGCGTCACATCGACGAGAGCTTCCCCGGCATGCCGTCGGGCGGCGGTACGGATCACGCCTCGTTCGTCTGCGCGGGCGCGCCGGGGTTCGGACTGGGCGCGTTGAGCTGGGACTACGGCTCCCACACCTGGCATACCCACCGCGACACGTTCGACAAGCTGGTCTTCGACGACCTGAAGAACAACGCGGTGCTGGTGGCTTCGCTCGTGTACCTGGCGTCGGAGGACCCGGAGCGTGTGGATCGCACGCGCCGCGTGATGCCGGTCAACGGGAACACTGGTCAGCGCATGCCTTGGCCGGAGTGCGCGGCAGCCGTGCGCGACAGCCGCAACAGCCCCCGCATGTGA
- a CDS encoding nitroreductase, with protein MSSSSTAPDAVSAIHARRSIKRFTDQPVSREQIEHLLEAAVQAPNHRMTEPWRFYVLGPQARRAFGEVLGGRKARKVEDPEAARLVREKVAHEHEALPAMLAVAMVLDDNPEIREEDYASTMMAIQNLTVVAATVGLGTHIKSGAVMDDPGARAAIGVPEGQRVVATIPLGVPAEIPSPKQRSAATSFTTWRD; from the coding sequence ATGTCGTCCAGCTCCACCGCGCCCGACGCGGTCTCCGCCATCCACGCGCGCCGCTCCATCAAGCGCTTCACCGACCAGCCCGTCTCCCGGGAGCAGATCGAGCATCTGCTGGAGGCCGCCGTGCAGGCGCCCAACCACCGCATGACGGAGCCGTGGCGCTTCTACGTGCTGGGACCGCAGGCGCGTCGAGCGTTCGGGGAGGTGCTGGGGGGCCGCAAGGCCCGCAAGGTGGAGGACCCCGAGGCCGCGCGCCTGGTGCGGGAGAAGGTGGCCCACGAGCACGAAGCGCTGCCGGCCATGCTGGCGGTGGCCATGGTGCTCGACGACAACCCGGAGATCCGCGAGGAGGACTACGCGTCGACGATGATGGCCATCCAGAACCTCACCGTGGTGGCGGCGACCGTGGGACTGGGGACGCACATCAAGTCCGGCGCGGTGATGGACGATCCAGGGGCGCGCGCGGCCATCGGGGTGCCCGAGGGCCAGCGCGTCGTGGCCACGATCCCGCTCGGGGTTCCGGCGGAGATCCCCTCGCCCAAACAGCGCAGCGCCGCGACGTCCTTCACCACCTGGAGGGACTGA
- a CDS encoding SDR family oxidoreductase yields MDSPTSDAPAPGEHPPPSTPGPAQDAASARPDPPEGVRETTGASGTAPSFPPERLRDALGVLEAVVDDRGLLASLRKGEQQRLIQAAGAVFCPDKAQRRRLVKELVRRRNAEQAAREEAALEETGIRQLRRKPTFTTPNVFPPRIGEPDEVDPDTDEPVTVERTHCYVCKQDYSEIHHFYDQLCPECAEFNFRKRSELADLHGRVALVTGGRVKIGYQAAIKLLRSGAHVIVTTRFPRDGAQRFAREPDFADWSDRLEIFGLDLRHTPSVEAFCRELMATESRLDFIVNNACQTVRRPPAFYEHMMEEETAALHTLPPPVRRLIGRWEGLRGYHMLPEGPEAAARDATVREAAGIARAAELSQVALLPEEVEAQRALFPMGRLDQDLQQVDLRDMNSWRMLMAEVPTVELLEVHLVNAVAPFLLNARLKPLMTSTPERDKHIVNVSAMEGQFYRTSKTTRHPHTNMAKAALNMMTRTSAADYHNDGIHMNAVDTGWVTDEDPVQIAERKRVEHRFHPPLDIVDGAARIVDPILHGFNTGEHVWGRFLKDYKPTHW; encoded by the coding sequence ATGGATTCCCCGACTTCCGACGCGCCCGCCCCGGGCGAGCACCCCCCGCCGTCCACCCCGGGTCCGGCCCAGGACGCCGCATCGGCACGTCCCGACCCTCCGGAGGGCGTCCGCGAAACGACCGGTGCTTCCGGAACCGCCCCATCCTTCCCGCCCGAGCGCCTTCGCGACGCGCTGGGCGTCCTGGAGGCTGTCGTCGACGACCGGGGCCTCCTGGCGAGCCTGCGGAAGGGCGAGCAGCAGCGTCTCATCCAGGCCGCCGGCGCCGTCTTCTGTCCGGACAAGGCCCAGCGTCGACGGCTGGTGAAGGAGCTGGTCCGCCGCCGCAACGCGGAGCAGGCCGCCCGCGAGGAGGCGGCGCTGGAGGAGACCGGCATCCGCCAGCTCCGGCGCAAGCCCACGTTCACCACGCCGAACGTCTTCCCACCGCGCATCGGCGAGCCCGACGAGGTCGACCCCGACACCGACGAGCCCGTCACCGTCGAGCGCACGCACTGTTACGTGTGCAAGCAGGACTACTCCGAGATCCACCACTTCTACGACCAGCTCTGTCCGGAATGCGCGGAGTTCAACTTCCGGAAGCGGTCGGAGCTGGCGGATCTGCATGGCCGCGTCGCGCTGGTCACGGGCGGGCGCGTGAAGATCGGCTACCAGGCGGCCATCAAGCTGTTGCGCTCGGGTGCGCACGTGATCGTGACCACCCGCTTTCCCCGCGACGGCGCGCAACGCTTCGCGCGGGAGCCCGACTTCGCCGACTGGAGTGACCGACTCGAGATCTTCGGGCTCGATCTACGGCACACACCCAGCGTGGAGGCGTTCTGCCGCGAGCTGATGGCCACGGAGTCCAGGCTCGACTTCATCGTCAACAACGCGTGCCAGACCGTGCGGCGTCCTCCGGCCTTCTACGAGCACATGATGGAGGAGGAGACGGCGGCGCTGCACACCCTTCCGCCGCCGGTGCGCCGTCTGATCGGCCGCTGGGAGGGGCTTCGCGGCTATCACATGCTGCCGGAAGGACCCGAGGCCGCGGCCCGCGACGCCACCGTGCGCGAAGCGGCCGGGATCGCGCGCGCCGCGGAGCTGAGTCAGGTGGCGTTGCTGCCGGAGGAAGTGGAGGCGCAGCGAGCGCTGTTCCCGATGGGTCGGCTCGATCAGGACCTGCAGCAGGTGGATCTGCGCGACATGAATTCGTGGCGCATGCTGATGGCGGAGGTGCCCACCGTGGAGCTCCTGGAGGTGCATCTGGTCAACGCGGTCGCGCCGTTCCTGCTGAACGCGCGCCTCAAGCCGCTCATGACGTCCACGCCCGAGCGCGACAAGCACATCGTCAACGTGTCGGCGATGGAAGGGCAGTTCTACCGGACGTCGAAGACCACGCGTCACCCGCACACCAACATGGCCAAGGCGGCGCTCAACATGATGACGCGCACCTCGGCCGCGGACTATCACAACGATGGGATCCACATGAACGCAGTGGACACCGGGTGGGTCACCGACGAGGATCCCGTGCAGATCGCGGAGCGCAAGCGCGTGGAGCATCGCTTCCACCCGCCGTTGGACATCGTGGACGGGGCCGCCCGGATCGTGGACCCCATCCTCCACGGGTTCAACACCGGCGAGCACGTCTGGGGCAGGTTCCTGAAGGACTACAAGCCCACCCACTGGTAG
- a CDS encoding DUF885 family protein codes for MSLAPCVRRSLPLLLILGVCACAPDEAANATGAPQGPGTHDDLVALFREWREFEHPVLVDGVPDYSAEAMAAQHRALPEWRARLDALEPARWSVAEQVDWHLVRAEMNGLEFDHRVRRPWARDPAFYASVYAAQSDVPAHEGPLIHGAIDLWTYALPLSDADAEELTARIGAIPALLDQARRNLTGDARDLWLAGFRSFAAQSADLAAFAERVEGRHADLDDAIRGARVATDAFRAWLEEQAPTKTGPSGVGKEHYTWYLRNVHLVPWSWEQQVTLLERELARAHSSLRLEENRNRDLPRLQRIASPAEYDRRLNEAVDDYLAFLEGEGIHTMQPWMEAALRAVNGTFQPVEPDELRNFFNEVNYRDPLVMRTHMHHWIELARMREDPHPSPIRSVPSLYNIFDARSEGLATGIEEMAMHAGLFDDRPRSRELVWVMLAQRAARGLSGLRLHGGEYDMEQAVEHAMRWTPRGWLTDGDLVRGEQHLYLRQPGYGTSYITGKIEIEGLMAERALQLGDDFTQKRFFDEFFAAGVIPVVLVRWQLTGEKDPILEAGADRWPEG; via the coding sequence ATGTCTCTCGCGCCATGCGTCCGGCGCTCGCTGCCGCTGCTCCTGATCCTCGGCGTCTGCGCGTGCGCGCCGGACGAGGCGGCCAACGCCACCGGCGCGCCGCAGGGCCCCGGAACCCATGACGACCTGGTGGCCCTCTTCCGCGAGTGGCGGGAGTTCGAGCACCCCGTCCTCGTGGACGGTGTGCCCGACTACAGCGCCGAGGCCATGGCGGCGCAGCACCGGGCCCTGCCGGAGTGGCGAGCCCGCCTGGATGCGCTCGAACCGGCGCGCTGGAGTGTGGCCGAGCAGGTGGACTGGCACCTGGTGCGGGCCGAGATGAACGGGCTCGAGTTCGATCATCGGGTGCGCCGGCCCTGGGCCCGGGACCCCGCCTTCTATGCCTCCGTCTACGCCGCGCAGTCGGACGTGCCCGCGCACGAAGGCCCGCTCATCCACGGCGCGATCGACCTGTGGACCTATGCGCTGCCCCTCTCCGACGCGGACGCCGAGGAGCTGACCGCGCGGATCGGCGCCATTCCCGCGCTGCTGGATCAGGCCCGGCGCAACCTGACGGGCGACGCACGGGACCTGTGGTTGGCGGGGTTCCGCTCCTTCGCCGCGCAGAGCGCGGATCTGGCGGCCTTCGCGGAGCGCGTGGAAGGACGGCACGCGGATCTCGACGACGCGATCCGGGGCGCCCGCGTCGCGACCGACGCATTCCGCGCGTGGCTGGAGGAGCAGGCTCCGACGAAGACGGGGCCCTCCGGCGTGGGGAAGGAGCACTACACGTGGTATCTGCGGAACGTGCACCTCGTCCCCTGGTCGTGGGAGCAGCAGGTCACGCTGCTGGAGCGCGAGCTGGCCCGGGCCCACAGCTCCCTGCGGTTGGAGGAGAACCGCAATCGTGACCTCCCCCGGCTCCAGCGCATCGCCTCGCCGGCCGAGTACGATCGGCGCCTGAACGAGGCCGTGGACGACTACCTCGCCTTCCTGGAGGGGGAGGGCATCCACACGATGCAGCCGTGGATGGAGGCCGCGCTGCGGGCCGTGAACGGCACCTTCCAGCCCGTGGAGCCGGACGAGCTGCGCAACTTCTTCAACGAGGTCAACTACCGCGATCCGCTGGTCATGCGCACGCACATGCACCACTGGATCGAGCTGGCGCGCATGCGTGAGGATCCGCATCCGAGCCCCATCCGGAGCGTTCCCTCGCTCTACAACATCTTCGATGCCCGCTCGGAAGGCCTGGCCACCGGGATCGAGGAGATGGCCATGCACGCGGGCCTGTTCGACGACCGGCCCCGCTCGCGCGAGCTGGTGTGGGTGATGCTGGCGCAGCGCGCCGCCCGCGGCCTGAGCGGCCTGCGTCTGCACGGCGGCGAATACGACATGGAGCAGGCGGTCGAGCACGCGATGCGCTGGACCCCCCGCGGCTGGCTCACCGACGGCGACCTGGTCCGTGGCGAGCAGCACCTCTACCTCCGCCAGCCCGGCTACGGCACCAGCTACATCACCGGCAAGATCGAGATCGAAGGCCTGATGGCGGAGCGCGCGCTGCAGCTCGGGGACGACTTCACGCAGAAGCGGTTCTTCGACGAGTTCTTCGCCGCGGGGGTCATCCCGGTGGTGCTGGTGCGCTGGCAACTGACCGGAGAGAAGGATCCGATCCTGGAGGCGGGCGCGGACCGCTGGCCGGAAGGGTAG
- a CDS encoding tetratricopeptide repeat protein, whose protein sequence is MSSESWDRLATVFFRALELPATERARFLDQACAGDAAFRREVESVLDAHLAVDASGGAEPVREEAPPAPRVSGTRIGAYALEALIGRGGMGEVYRARRADAHYEQQVAIKLMRPGRDTEALLRRFATERQILARLQHPHIATLLDGGVTAEGEPYLVMQHVEGQPITAWANTQALPLERRLGLFLTVCDAVHFAHAGLVVHRDLKPSNILVTREGDVRLLDFGIAKLLDGDTRSGATTGDLMLLTPEHAAPEQFLGGMVTTATDVYALGVLLYELLTGTRPFQLVPPLEMHRAVCEREPVAPSVAAADPRRLGEAGLERAPVAPERLRGDLDAVVLQALRKEPERRYRSVAELADDIRRHLDGFPVEARPETFGYVAGRFVRRHRTEVASAGLAAVLLLALAVVSIRSAVTSRQQAAALAVERDVAVEVSTFLEDLFRSSNPFAAGNERRDTLRIAALLEDGATKVRTELDAQPLVQARLLTALARANGNLGRHDRALPLLEDALALREAALGADDPETASTRRSLGISLWELGRGADAETALRAAVAALDAAADAPMEERIRAWEGLGNSLHAQGRFPEAEAAYRQSLDLAEAYYEGQGTELANLLSNLGTVLNKQARLDEAEPLLRRALQLQEADGGADHLRVAGALNNLGSLLLSRRDYEGAAELLERARTIVEQTMPGPHPRTAVLLNNLAVAYLQSGRVDEAEALFRHVLDLRRTLLGDAHPDVASALINLAAAVDRHGPERREEGFALKREARDRIVATLGPDHPAAATASQNLGVTLHLLDRHAEALAEYENALRIRRTALGLAHPLTANVTSKAGQCLMDLGRLDEAEARFEEAYAGFEPLKVPEAEQWRHLLGLMAELYRRTDRPLEAERMEALRDSAPG, encoded by the coding sequence ATGTCGTCCGAATCGTGGGACCGTCTGGCGACGGTGTTCTTCCGGGCCCTGGAGCTGCCCGCGACGGAGCGCGCGCGCTTCCTGGATCAGGCCTGCGCAGGGGACGCGGCGTTCCGGCGCGAGGTGGAGAGCGTGCTCGACGCGCACCTGGCGGTGGACGCCTCCGGTGGGGCCGAGCCCGTGCGCGAAGAAGCTCCGCCCGCACCGCGCGTCTCCGGCACCCGGATCGGCGCCTATGCGCTCGAGGCCCTGATCGGCCGCGGGGGGATGGGCGAGGTCTATCGGGCACGTCGGGCCGACGCGCACTACGAGCAGCAGGTCGCCATCAAGCTGATGCGGCCGGGCCGGGACACGGAGGCGCTCCTGCGGCGCTTCGCCACCGAGCGTCAGATCCTGGCGCGCCTGCAGCATCCCCACATCGCCACCCTCCTGGATGGCGGCGTCACGGCCGAGGGCGAGCCCTACCTGGTGATGCAGCATGTCGAGGGCCAGCCCATCACGGCCTGGGCGAACACGCAGGCGCTCCCGCTCGAGCGCAGACTGGGCCTGTTCCTCACCGTCTGCGATGCCGTGCACTTCGCGCATGCGGGCCTGGTGGTGCATCGTGACCTGAAGCCCAGCAACATCCTCGTCACCCGGGAAGGGGACGTGCGGCTGCTCGACTTCGGCATCGCCAAGCTGCTGGACGGCGATACGCGCAGCGGGGCCACGACCGGTGACCTGATGCTGCTGACGCCCGAGCACGCCGCGCCCGAGCAGTTCCTGGGCGGCATGGTCACCACGGCGACCGACGTCTACGCGCTGGGCGTCCTGCTCTACGAGCTGCTCACGGGTACGCGGCCGTTCCAGCTGGTGCCTCCGCTCGAGATGCACCGCGCCGTCTGCGAGCGGGAGCCGGTGGCGCCGAGCGTGGCAGCGGCCGATCCCCGGCGGCTGGGCGAGGCGGGTCTGGAGCGCGCGCCCGTCGCGCCGGAGCGGCTGCGCGGAGATCTCGACGCCGTCGTGCTGCAAGCCCTGCGCAAGGAGCCGGAGCGGCGCTACCGCTCGGTCGCCGAGCTGGCCGATGACATCCGTCGGCACCTGGACGGGTTCCCGGTCGAGGCCCGGCCCGAGACCTTCGGGTACGTGGCGGGGCGCTTCGTGCGGCGGCACCGCACCGAGGTGGCCTCCGCGGGCCTCGCGGCCGTGTTGTTGCTGGCCCTCGCGGTCGTCTCCATCCGCTCCGCGGTCACCAGCCGCCAGCAGGCGGCTGCCCTCGCGGTCGAGCGCGACGTCGCGGTCGAGGTCTCCACGTTCCTCGAAGACCTGTTCCGGTCTTCCAATCCATTCGCGGCCGGCAACGAGCGGCGCGACACGCTGCGGATCGCCGCCCTCCTCGAGGACGGCGCCACCAAGGTACGCACCGAGCTCGACGCCCAACCGCTGGTGCAGGCCCGTCTGCTCACCGCGCTGGCGCGCGCCAACGGCAACCTGGGCCGGCACGATCGCGCCTTGCCGTTGCTGGAGGACGCGTTGGCGCTGCGGGAGGCGGCACTGGGCGCCGACGACCCGGAGACCGCCTCCACGCGGCGCTCGCTGGGAATCTCGCTGTGGGAGTTGGGCCGCGGCGCAGACGCGGAGACGGCGCTGCGGGCGGCCGTCGCCGCCCTGGATGCGGCCGCCGACGCCCCCATGGAGGAACGCATCCGCGCCTGGGAAGGACTCGGCAACAGCCTGCACGCGCAGGGGCGTTTCCCGGAGGCGGAGGCGGCCTACCGGCAATCGCTGGACCTCGCCGAAGCGTACTACGAGGGCCAGGGGACCGAGCTGGCCAACCTGCTCTCCAACCTGGGCACCGTCCTCAACAAGCAGGCCCGGCTGGACGAGGCGGAGCCGCTGCTCCGACGCGCCCTCCAGCTCCAGGAGGCGGATGGCGGCGCGGATCACCTGCGGGTGGCGGGTGCGCTCAACAACCTCGGCTCACTCCTCCTCAGCCGCCGCGACTACGAGGGCGCCGCGGAGCTCCTGGAGCGGGCACGCACCATCGTGGAGCAGACGATGCCGGGCCCCCACCCCCGCACGGCGGTGCTCCTGAACAATCTGGCCGTCGCCTACCTGCAATCGGGCCGGGTGGACGAGGCCGAGGCGCTCTTCCGTCACGTCCTCGACCTGCGGCGCACCCTGTTGGGGGATGCGCACCCGGACGTGGCCTCCGCCCTCATCAACCTTGCCGCTGCGGTGGACCGGCACGGCCCCGAGCGGCGGGAGGAGGGCTTCGCGCTGAAGCGGGAGGCCCGCGACCGCATCGTGGCCACGCTCGGCCCCGACCACCCGGCGGCGGCCACGGCGTCCCAGAACCTCGGGGTCACCCTCCACCTCCTGGACCGTCATGCGGAGGCGCTCGCCGAGTACGAGAATGCGCTGCGCATCCGGCGCACGGCGCTGGGACTCGCCCATCCCCTCACGGCGAACGTGACCAGCAAGGCCGGCCAGTGCCTGATGGATCTCGGCCGGCTGGACGAGGCCGAAGCCCGCTTCGAGGAGGCGTACGCGGGCTTCGAGCCGCTGAAGGTCCCGGAGGCGGAGCAGTGGCGGCACCTGCTGGGACTGATGGCGGAACTGTATCGCCGGACGGACCGGCCCCTGGAAGCCGAGCGCATGGAGGCGCTGCGCGACTCGGCCCCCGGCTGA
- a CDS encoding serine hydrolase domain-containing protein produces MSAAHAHGQIADRTRLVAALDSAARAHVAHPMVAGVSVAVVRGADTLLLAGYGQVDLEWSVPTPTDASASYEIGSVTKQFTAAAILQLVEQGKLDLDADVSEVLPEFDTHGHPVPIRRLLDHTSGIKGYTEMPVFAELVVKDLPRDTLVSLVEAEPFEFEPGTAQIYNNSAYFLLGLIIEKQSGQSYEEYVAEHLFAPAGMDASYYCSESAVRARAAHGYDGSPDGLVRKGYLDHTWPYAAGSLCSTAGDLVRWNRALHGGRILSGASYQAMITPRPLRDGTPITYAMGLGVGERAGQRYIAHGGGINGFLSEAFWFPAQEMAVVVLQNSTGPQPPGALASAFLDLLVGADPAPTAVPYRGDLDALVGEYAGPARGTHAHMEVTRDGDQLVLQPATSSTPLRPTHVGDGVWRDGGSRFWFVTPGGTATELRIAQGAGHYVLRRIGR; encoded by the coding sequence GTGTCCGCCGCGCACGCGCACGGGCAGATCGCCGATCGCACCCGCCTCGTCGCGGCGTTGGACTCCGCTGCGCGCGCGCACGTGGCCCACCCGATGGTCGCGGGCGTCTCCGTGGCCGTGGTGCGCGGCGCGGACACGCTGCTGCTGGCGGGCTATGGCCAGGTGGACCTGGAGTGGTCGGTTCCCACGCCGACCGACGCCAGCGCCAGCTACGAGATCGGGTCGGTCACCAAGCAGTTCACGGCGGCGGCGATCCTGCAGCTGGTGGAGCAGGGCAAGCTCGACCTGGACGCCGATGTCTCGGAGGTGCTGCCCGAGTTCGACACGCATGGTCATCCGGTTCCGATCCGGCGCCTGCTCGACCACACGTCCGGCATCAAGGGCTACACGGAGATGCCGGTCTTCGCGGAGCTGGTGGTCAAGGATCTGCCACGCGACACGCTGGTGTCCCTGGTGGAGGCGGAGCCCTTCGAGTTCGAGCCCGGAACCGCCCAGATCTACAACAATTCCGCCTATTTCCTGCTCGGTCTCATCATCGAGAAGCAGTCGGGCCAGAGCTACGAGGAATACGTTGCGGAGCACCTGTTCGCGCCGGCCGGGATGGACGCGTCGTACTACTGCTCGGAGTCGGCCGTGCGCGCCCGGGCGGCCCACGGGTACGACGGCAGCCCCGACGGTCTCGTGCGCAAAGGGTATCTGGACCACACGTGGCCGTACGCCGCGGGCTCGCTCTGCTCCACCGCCGGTGATCTGGTACGCTGGAATCGGGCGCTGCACGGCGGCCGCATCCTGTCGGGAGCGTCGTACCAAGCCATGATCACGCCTCGTCCGTTGCGGGACGGCACGCCCATCACCTACGCGATGGGCCTGGGCGTCGGCGAACGCGCCGGCCAGCGCTATATCGCGCACGGCGGTGGCATCAACGGCTTCCTGAGCGAAGCGTTCTGGTTTCCCGCGCAGGAGATGGCGGTGGTGGTCCTGCAGAACTCCACGGGTCCGCAGCCGCCGGGTGCGTTGGCCAGCGCCTTCCTGGATCTGCTGGTGGGTGCGGATCCCGCACCGACCGCGGTGCCGTACCGCGGCGATCTCGACGCGCTGGTGGGAGAGTACGCCGGGCCCGCCCGCGGCACACACGCGCACATGGAGGTCACGCGCGACGGAGACCAGCTCGTCCTCCAGCCCGCCACGTCCTCCACGCCGCTCCGGCCCACCCACGTCGGAGACGGGGTGTGGCGCGATGGCGGCTCCCGTTTCTGGTTCGTCACTCCGGGCGGAACGGCCACCGAGCTCCGGATCGCCCAGGGTGCGGGCCACTACGTCCTGCGGCGCATCGGTCGGTAG
- a CDS encoding amidohydrolase family protein: MKPRAPTFLSAVLLLAAAPLSAQRPPDLSDAVLRFVTVPGATVAVTHVRLIDGTGTPARTDVTVVFTDGILTAVGPSGSVAVPSGATVVDGSGRTLTPGWVMLHEHMFYPSGQARYNTNEVSFPPLYLAGGATTIRTGGSLDPYTDLSTRRLIEAGRIPGPTMDVTGPYLEGEGGFIRAFPVLRTPEEARAHVDFWADRGVTSFKAYNQIDRATLGAAIEAAHARGIKVTGHLCSVTYREAADLGIDNLEHGFFAATDWVPGKRPDECPQGANQSYLDLDLDSPAFTDLVRHLIDAGVALTSTLTVVERRAQDRPRPPQGALDAMLPQLREQVVARLERADDPANEVGGALLAKYMAMEKAFYDAGGFLVVGTDPTGGGDVVPGYANQRALQLLMEMGLSAEQAVEVATRNGARYLELEDEIGTVETGKRADLVLMRGDPTTDPDAFRRIETVFKDGVGYDSAALFASVKGWVGVR, from the coding sequence ATGAAGCCTCGCGCTCCGACCTTCCTCTCCGCCGTCCTCCTCCTGGCCGCCGCTCCGCTGTCGGCCCAGCGGCCCCCGGACCTGTCGGACGCCGTGCTGCGCTTCGTCACCGTGCCGGGCGCCACGGTGGCCGTGACCCACGTGCGCCTGATCGACGGGACGGGGACCCCTGCGCGGACGGACGTCACCGTGGTCTTCACGGACGGGATCCTCACCGCGGTGGGGCCGTCCGGATCGGTGGCGGTGCCGTCGGGGGCCACCGTGGTGGACGGCAGCGGCCGCACGCTCACGCCCGGCTGGGTGATGCTGCACGAGCACATGTTCTATCCGTCGGGACAGGCGCGCTACAACACCAACGAGGTGTCGTTCCCGCCGCTGTACCTCGCGGGGGGCGCCACCACCATCCGCACCGGCGGCAGCCTCGACCCCTATACGGACCTGAGCACGCGGCGGCTGATCGAGGCAGGGCGCATCCCCGGCCCCACCATGGACGTGACCGGCCCGTACCTGGAAGGCGAAGGCGGCTTCATCCGCGCCTTTCCCGTGCTGCGCACGCCGGAGGAGGCGCGCGCCCACGTCGACTTCTGGGCCGACCGCGGCGTGACCTCGTTCAAAGCGTACAACCAGATCGACCGCGCCACGCTGGGTGCCGCCATCGAGGCCGCGCATGCACGCGGGATCAAGGTCACGGGCCACCTGTGCTCGGTCACCTACCGCGAAGCCGCGGACCTGGGCATCGACAACCTCGAGCACGGGTTCTTCGCGGCCACGGACTGGGTGCCCGGGAAGCGGCCGGACGAGTGCCCACAGGGTGCCAACCAGAGCTATCTGGATCTCGATCTGGACAGCCCGGCCTTCACGGACCTGGTGCGCCACCTGATCGACGCGGGCGTGGCGCTCACGTCCACCCTGACCGTGGTCGAGCGCCGCGCGCAGGACCGCCCCCGTCCCCCCCAGGGCGCGCTCGACGCCATGCTGCCCCAGCTACGGGAGCAGGTGGTCGCGCGCCTGGAACGGGCGGACGATCCCGCCAACGAGGTGGGCGGAGCGCTGCTCGCCAAGTACATGGCCATGGAGAAGGCCTTCTACGATGCGGGCGGCTTCCTGGTGGTGGGCACCGATCCCACGGGCGGCGGGGACGTCGTACCCGGCTACGCCAACCAGCGCGCGCTGCAGCTCCTGATGGAGATGGGACTGAGCGCCGAGCAGGCCGTGGAGGTCGCCACGCGCAACGGCGCGCGCTACCTGGAGCTGGAGGACGAGATCGGCACGGTGGAGACCGGCAAGCGGGCGGATCTGGTCCTCATGCGCGGCGATCCCACCACGGATCCGGACGCGTTCCGCAGGATCGAGACCGTCTTCAAGGACGGCGTGGGCTACGACTCCGCCGCGCTCTTCGCGTCCGTGAAGGGCTGGGTGGGGGTGCGCTGA